The following are encoded together in the Candidatus Omnitrophota bacterium genome:
- a CDS encoding CDP-alcohol phosphatidyltransferase family protein → MNFANKISTFRILTVPFFIASLIYYTPSRDYLRLIALFIFILAVVSDAVDGYIARKAKQQSKAGLVLDPLGDKILLISSFVCLHMIDSFPGGINFPLWVTLIVISRDVLILLGAVVIYMVKQGIYVYPTRWGKLTTTFQMAAVISVILQFWFSFMIWWLAVVFTIISGADYIKRGFKVLYVLDNNRNNG, encoded by the coding sequence ATGAATTTTGCCAACAAGATTTCTACTTTCAGGATACTTACCGTACCATTTTTCATCGCCAGCCTAATCTATTATACTCCTAGCCGGGACTATCTAAGATTAATAGCTTTATTTATTTTTATTCTGGCAGTGGTTTCTGATGCAGTAGACGGTTATATTGCCCGTAAAGCAAAACAACAATCGAAGGCAGGTTTGGTTTTAGACCCCTTAGGTGATAAGATACTTTTAATCAGTTCGTTTGTCTGTTTACACATGATCGACAGCTTCCCCGGGGGCATCAATTTCCCTTTATGGGTTACTCTAATTGTGATAAGCAGGGATGTATTGATCTTATTGGGAGCAGTTGTTATTTATATGGTCAAGCAGGGTATTTATGTTTACCCAACCAGATGGGGAAAGTTGACAACCACATTTCAAATGGCAGCAGTAATTTCTGTGATATTACAATTTTGGTTTTCTTTCATGATATGGTGGCTTGCTGTCGTATTTACAATTATTTCGGGAGCAGATTATATAAAGAGAGGATTTAAGGTATTGTATGTTTTGGATAATAACAGGAATAACGGTTAG
- the lepB gene encoding signal peptidase I, which produces MKKESKSQLREWTEALVFAAIIAFALIRPFIIQAFKIPTGSMRPTLVEGDIILVNKFIYGAKVPFTKLNLPKLTDPKRGDIIVFIYPENPKKDFIKRLIAFEGETVEIKDGTIYIDGKPLLDKLFTRNIDGTIRYYYNRGDFEEDGFKIIVPKGSYFVLGDNSAASLDSRFWGFVPRSNLLGKAMLIYWPFNRTRMLK; this is translated from the coding sequence ATGAAAAAAGAAAGTAAATCCCAGCTTAGGGAATGGACAGAAGCGTTGGTGTTCGCGGCTATTATTGCCTTTGCTCTAATAAGGCCTTTTATAATACAGGCTTTTAAGATACCTACGGGTTCGATGCGCCCAACTCTTGTTGAAGGGGATATTATTCTTGTAAATAAGTTTATTTACGGGGCGAAGGTCCCTTTTACAAAGCTTAATTTACCAAAGTTAACCGATCCTAAGAGGGGCGATATAATTGTTTTTATTTATCCTGAAAATCCTAAAAAGGATTTCATAAAAAGGCTCATAGCTTTTGAAGGAGAGACAGTTGAAATAAAAGACGGTACGATATATATTGATGGTAAGCCTCTGCTTGATAAACTGTTTACCAGAAATATCGACGGCACTATTAGGTATTATTACAACCGCGGTGATTTTGAAGAAGATGGTTTTAAAATCATTGTGCCTAAAGGAAGTTATTTTGTGCTCGGGGATAACTCTGCAGCATCTCTTGACAGCCGGTTCTGGGGTTTTGTCCCCCGGTCCAATCTTTTAGGCAAAGCCATGCTTATTTATTGGCCTTTTAACCGCACAAGAATGTTGAAATGA
- a CDS encoding tetratricopeptide repeat protein, with the protein MKNHLTKKIIIFYIILFSAFLMPVASFAYSQMPEFLCELGVNFYNQGRYSEAMHEFKKALIIDPTYEPALRYIQMIEQMNIKDVEYIPPSYESLATSHSGSIREILDLVELQRDMIESIESVSKKTEPLSPQTLDSVLEERVLPPKVIYLDNDFSNIRQPVEIIQGNKVIIYGNNIQRFLVTEPEIIDVERVNADQIIVTGKGIGHTYLHIWDSNGRWTTEFIGGFPQPKGASYEEMLRKEEESARNFKLRYTLDWSSFESGRRLDNLNRGSYSWVHGLGFYGPTPYGDFDSSADVRSLKKNSDLSYATIGLTNGQFGQFKGFSIRLLDYMPYFSNLAFSGSTLRGGFFSSPAFNNKLSYSIFWGREGGGRYGNLSPSLTKTKHSFIDGVYVDYSPSKRQNYKVTAVHGWGRDREDYLNRYNYDLSSTWNFDKWNLNYEIANDTERFAHLLKWRFSQQKISVSAEARNVDERYNSITETGWHQGEIGGLLNLSYSPTDKLSMSSSLDVYRDRLFPSEDNNNRWNEDFSWGANYQLDDDSALNLNYDLQNQLGRLSQYRYQSSGVGYTNKIHFIKDISTYMNYYHQDNKNYSAPSSDYINDRFFAGMRFNVVGELYYYLNKEINLLQEKYYGTEAHPHALEMGLDWSKQIGATPFYGIFRFTYRDEEDTVSNLGFLSGEDYIEGYSELSFRPGDGGKELYGSCRVRNVWADKDGIEKRIEADFNAGMRYLWDTGRRWDSVGSVDGYVFKDYNSDGLRQRDEPPVEGVKVWVGKDRTETTDIFGYFKFTGVKGRKVFINLDTTTIQPGFVITVPVTQDVPVIHHGVSRVYFGIVSRSEISGIVFEDSNGNGLFDVKEKGVEGVVITLEDGKKSVTDNIGRYSFPNASAGEHIVELHLDSLPVQYLPKTSLSQKLYLFEGVTYHYDIPLDRIEG; encoded by the coding sequence ATGAAAAATCACCTGACTAAGAAAATAATTATATTTTACATTATTCTTTTCTCGGCATTCTTAATGCCCGTAGCCTCTTTTGCATATTCGCAGATGCCTGAGTTTCTTTGCGAATTAGGAGTTAATTTTTATAACCAGGGAAGGTATTCCGAGGCTATGCATGAATTCAAGAAGGCCCTGATCATCGACCCTACTTATGAGCCCGCCTTAAGATATATCCAGATGATCGAGCAGATGAATATCAAGGATGTAGAATATATCCCGCCAAGCTATGAAAGCCTTGCTACTTCTCATTCCGGTTCTATAAGAGAGATCCTTGATTTGGTAGAGCTGCAGAGAGATATGATAGAATCTATTGAGTCGGTCAGCAAAAAGACAGAGCCGCTAAGTCCTCAAACCTTAGATAGCGTTTTAGAGGAAAGGGTGCTTCCTCCTAAAGTAATTTATCTTGATAATGATTTCAGCAATATCCGCCAGCCTGTTGAGATTATACAGGGCAATAAAGTTATTATATACGGAAATAATATACAAAGGTTCCTGGTTACCGAACCTGAAATAATTGATGTAGAAAGGGTCAATGCTGACCAGATCATTGTGACAGGAAAAGGTATCGGGCATACTTATCTGCATATTTGGGATAGTAATGGCAGGTGGACCACGGAGTTCATCGGAGGTTTTCCTCAGCCAAAAGGCGCTTCTTATGAAGAGATGTTACGCAAAGAAGAAGAAAGCGCAAGAAATTTTAAGCTGCGTTATACTTTAGACTGGTCATCATTTGAATCAGGCAGAAGATTAGATAATTTAAACCGTGGTTCTTATTCTTGGGTACATGGCCTTGGTTTTTACGGACCCACGCCATATGGTGATTTTGATTCTTCTGCGGATGTTCGCAGCCTTAAAAAGAATAGCGATTTAAGCTATGCCACAATCGGTTTAACTAATGGGCAATTCGGCCAATTTAAGGGCTTTAGCATCAGGTTGCTTGATTATATGCCATATTTTTCTAATTTAGCGTTTTCAGGGTCTACCCTCAGAGGAGGCTTCTTCAGCTCTCCTGCATTTAACAATAAGTTGAGTTATAGTATTTTCTGGGGCAGGGAAGGCGGAGGCAGGTACGGTAATCTCTCTCCCTCTTTAACCAAGACAAAGCACTCGTTTATAGACGGCGTTTATGTTGATTATTCTCCGAGCAAAAGGCAGAATTATAAAGTTACTGCCGTGCACGGCTGGGGTAGGGACAGGGAAGATTATCTTAACAGATATAATTATGATTTATCCAGCACCTGGAATTTTGATAAGTGGAATCTTAACTATGAAATAGCCAATGATACAGAAAGATTTGCGCATTTATTAAAATGGAGATTCAGCCAGCAGAAGATAAGCGTTTCGGCAGAAGCAAGGAATGTCGATGAACGGTATAATAGCATAACCGAAACCGGATGGCACCAGGGTGAGATCGGAGGCCTATTAAATTTAAGCTATTCGCCGACCGATAAGCTTTCAATGTCATCTTCCCTTGATGTTTACCGGGACAGGCTTTTCCCCTCAGAGGACAATAACAACAGATGGAATGAAGACTTCAGCTGGGGCGCAAACTATCAGCTTGATGACGATTCTGCGCTTAATTTAAATTATGATTTGCAAAATCAGCTTGGCCGGCTTTCGCAATACCGCTATCAAAGTTCGGGAGTGGGCTATACTAACAAAATCCATTTTATAAAAGATATATCTACATATATGAATTATTATCATCAGGATAATAAGAATTATTCTGCGCCCAGCTCGGATTATATCAACGACAGGTTCTTCGCAGGCATGAGATTCAATGTGGTTGGTGAGCTTTATTATTATTTGAATAAGGAAATAAATTTATTACAGGAAAAGTATTATGGTACCGAAGCCCATCCTCATGCGCTTGAAATGGGGCTGGACTGGTCTAAGCAGATAGGAGCCACTCCTTTTTATGGAATTTTCCGTTTTACTTATAGGGATGAAGAGGATACTGTATCGAACTTAGGGTTTTTATCAGGAGAGGATTATATAGAAGGCTATAGCGAGTTGAGTTTCAGGCCCGGTGACGGCGGTAAGGAGCTTTATGGTTCATGCCGCGTACGTAACGTTTGGGCTGATAAGGATGGTATCGAGAAACGTATAGAAGCTGATTTTAATGCCGGCATGCGTTATTTGTGGGATACTGGCAGGCGCTGGGATTCTGTGGGCAGTGTCGATGGCTATGTGTTCAAGGATTATAATTCCGATGGCCTGAGGCAGAGGGATGAGCCTCCTGTTGAGGGGGTAAAAGTATGGGTGGGTAAAGACCGTACGGAAACAACGGATATATTCGGTTATTTTAAGTTTACCGGCGTCAAAGGCAGAAAAGTATTCATCAATTTGGATACGACTACAATACAGCCGGGTTTTGTAATAACTGTTCCCGTTACTCAGGACGTCCCGGTAATCCATCATGGAGTAAGCCGTGTGTATTTCGGGATAGTTTCCAGGTCAGAAATCAGCGGGATTGTATTTGAAGATTCTAATGGCAATGGCCTTTTTGATGTAAAAGAGAAAGGAGTAGAAGGGGTTGTCAT
- the plsY gene encoding glycerol-3-phosphate 1-O-acyltransferase, giving the protein MFWIITGITVSYLIGCIPTAFIFGKIKGIDIRRSGSGNIGATNALRVLGKGAGISVLVIDILKGFIAVAFIGDIFITRSGFAPGFIRIIFALAVIAGHNWTVFLNFKGGKGVATTLGALFGLASGLPGLNLVLILAIATWVIVFLISRIVSLASIISGLSLPVYMAIFIQDKAIIILGGVLSFLVISRHKSNIKRIFQGTEKRINFRKHS; this is encoded by the coding sequence ATGTTTTGGATAATAACAGGAATAACGGTTAGTTATTTAATCGGCTGTATCCCTACAGCTTTTATTTTTGGTAAGATCAAAGGCATAGATATCAGAAGGTCAGGGTCCGGGAATATCGGGGCAACCAATGCATTAAGGGTATTAGGCAAGGGGGCCGGGATTTCCGTGTTGGTTATAGATATCCTTAAAGGGTTCATCGCGGTCGCTTTTATCGGGGATATTTTTATAACTAGATCCGGCTTCGCGCCAGGTTTTATAAGAATTATATTTGCTTTGGCAGTTATAGCCGGGCACAATTGGACTGTTTTTCTTAATTTTAAAGGCGGTAAAGGAGTGGCTACAACTTTAGGAGCTTTGTTTGGGCTGGCCAGTGGTTTGCCGGGCTTAAATCTTGTATTAATTCTTGCAATAGCTACATGGGTTATCGTATTTTTGATTTCCAGAATTGTGTCATTAGCTTCGATTATATCTGGTCTAAGCCTGCCTGTTTATATGGCAATATTTATTCAGGATAAAGCCATTATTATTTTGGGCGGGGTATTATCCTTCCTTGTTATTAGTAGGCATAAATCGAATATTAAGAGGATTTTCCAAGGTACAGAAAAACGCATCAATTTCCGCAAGCATTCCTAA